Proteins encoded together in one Corallococcus caeni window:
- a CDS encoding MBL fold metallo-hydrolase, which produces MKSSLLALCLSVVGFTTGCATSSHGVQKSALGVTRPADTLLAQLDVPGPVELETVTSCDWAVDRSGLINLDHPTAKAAHLEDGDEPVQVFFHALRHPTHGLYIVDTGVETALRDAPDRSAMRGIVASAMHMEKMTVLAPLGEWLAKQPQPLSGVFLTHLHPDHISGMADAPAGTPVFTGPGEAGSRAFVNLLVQGATDRALEGKPALSEWNYTADPKGLFDGAVDVFGDASVWALWVPGHTPGSTAYLVRSTKGPVLLLGDASHTRWGWEHDVEPGTFTQDGPRSVESFKKLRAFVAAHPEVEVRFGHQH; this is translated from the coding sequence ATGAAGTCGTCCCTGCTCGCGCTCTGTCTGTCCGTCGTGGGTTTCACCACCGGCTGCGCCACGTCCTCCCACGGCGTCCAGAAGTCCGCGCTCGGCGTGACGCGGCCCGCGGACACGCTGCTCGCGCAGTTGGACGTGCCGGGCCCGGTGGAGCTGGAGACCGTGACGTCGTGCGACTGGGCCGTGGATCGGAGCGGCCTCATCAACCTGGACCACCCGACGGCGAAGGCGGCGCACCTGGAGGACGGGGACGAGCCCGTCCAGGTCTTCTTCCATGCGCTGCGCCACCCGACGCACGGGCTGTACATCGTGGACACGGGCGTGGAGACGGCGCTGCGGGACGCGCCCGACCGCTCGGCGATGCGCGGCATCGTGGCGAGCGCGATGCACATGGAGAAGATGACGGTGCTGGCCCCGCTGGGCGAGTGGCTGGCGAAGCAGCCCCAGCCGCTCTCCGGGGTCTTCCTCACGCACCTGCACCCGGACCACATCAGCGGCATGGCGGACGCGCCGGCGGGGACGCCCGTCTTCACCGGCCCGGGTGAGGCGGGCAGCCGCGCCTTCGTGAACCTGCTGGTGCAGGGCGCCACGGACCGCGCGCTGGAGGGCAAGCCGGCGCTGTCGGAGTGGAACTACACGGCCGACCCGAAGGGCCTCTTCGACGGCGCGGTGGACGTCTTCGGGGACGCGTCCGTGTGGGCGCTCTGGGTGCCGGGGCACACGCCGGGCAGCACCGCGTACCTCGTGCGCTCCACGAAGGGGCCGGTGCTGCTGCTGGGCGACGCCAGCCACACGCGCTGGGGCTGGGAGCACGACGTGGAGCCGGGCACCTTCACGCAGGACGGGCCCCGGAGCGTGGAGAGCTTCAAGAAGCTGCGCGCGTTCGTCGCGGCGCACCCGGAGGTGGAGGTGCGCTTCGGCCACCAGCACTGA
- a CDS encoding GlxA family transcriptional regulator produces the protein MHTVAIVALDGVVPFDLSIPTEVFRHVRLPFGGPGYQVRVCGLTPEVHAGAFRVKTHHGLGSLARADTIFLPGIMDLSAPVPPALLKALRAAASRGTRIASICTGAFLLAATGLLDGLRATTHWMAAEELARRHPAIQVDPNVLYVDNGQLLTSAGAAAGLDLCLHLVRRDHGAAVAADAARLAVMPLERDGGQSQFITHVPPAPEGASLEPLLHWMEDHLHRPLTLQALARKAAMSERTLSRHFREQTGTTPLQWLLHARVRRAQHLLETTSQSVEAIAQKVGFGSITTFREHFQRFVATSPLAYRRAFRGGLEGLSAGGRSAPPPPGAPRRTRAAS, from the coding sequence ATGCACACCGTGGCCATCGTCGCGCTGGATGGAGTGGTGCCCTTCGACCTCTCGATTCCCACCGAGGTCTTCCGCCACGTGCGGCTGCCCTTCGGCGGCCCCGGCTACCAGGTCCGCGTCTGCGGCCTGACCCCGGAGGTCCACGCGGGCGCGTTCCGGGTGAAGACCCACCATGGCCTGGGTTCGCTGGCGCGCGCGGACACCATCTTCCTGCCCGGCATCATGGACCTCTCCGCGCCCGTCCCTCCCGCGCTCCTGAAGGCGCTGCGCGCGGCGGCCAGCCGGGGCACGCGCATCGCGTCCATCTGCACGGGGGCGTTCCTGCTGGCCGCGACGGGGCTGCTCGACGGGCTGCGCGCGACCACGCACTGGATGGCCGCGGAGGAATTGGCCCGGCGCCACCCCGCCATCCAGGTGGATCCGAACGTCCTCTACGTCGACAACGGCCAGCTCCTCACCTCCGCGGGCGCGGCGGCGGGGCTGGACCTCTGCCTGCACCTGGTGCGGCGCGACCATGGCGCCGCGGTGGCGGCGGACGCGGCGAGGCTGGCCGTGATGCCGCTGGAGCGCGACGGCGGCCAGTCCCAGTTCATCACCCACGTGCCCCCCGCGCCCGAAGGCGCGTCGCTGGAGCCGCTCCTGCACTGGATGGAGGACCACCTGCACCGGCCGCTCACGCTCCAGGCCCTGGCCCGGAAGGCCGCGATGAGCGAGCGCACCCTGAGCCGCCACTTCCGGGAACAGACCGGCACCACGCCCCTCCAGTGGCTCCTCCACGCCCGCGTGCGCCGCGCGCAACACCTGCTGGAGACCACCAGCCAGTCCGTGGAGGCCATCGCGCAGAAGGTGGGCTTCGGATCCATCACCACCTTCCGCGAACACTTCCAGCGCTTCGTCGCCACCAGCCCCCTCGCGTACCGCCGCGCGTTTCGCGGAGGCCTGGAGGGCCTCAGTGCTGGTGGCCGAAGCGCACCTCCACCTCCGGGTGCGCCGCGACGAACGCGCGCAGCTTCTTGA
- a CDS encoding DUF3817 domain-containing protein: protein MSALRQLRWVAFLEGMSFLGLLFIAMPVKYLLAQPLAVRVAGSVHGLLFLLFVSSLFRAASEHGWTARRSLAAFGASLVPFGTFALDRALRREERGGEG, encoded by the coding sequence ATGAGTGCGCTGCGACAGCTGAGGTGGGTGGCCTTCCTGGAGGGGATGTCCTTCCTGGGGCTGCTCTTCATCGCGATGCCGGTGAAGTACCTGCTGGCGCAGCCGCTGGCGGTGCGGGTCGCCGGCAGCGTCCACGGGCTCCTGTTCCTGCTCTTCGTGTCGTCCCTGTTCCGCGCGGCGTCCGAGCACGGCTGGACGGCGCGCCGTTCGCTCGCGGCGTTCGGCGCGTCGCTGGTGCCGTTCGGGACCTTCGCGCTGGACCGCGCGCTGCGGCGGGAGGAGCGGGGAGGGGAAGGCTGA
- a CDS encoding MarR family winged helix-turn-helix transcriptional regulator — translation MSKIDAAKIWSLNYNLLMAVISGVSADISELGLDVKELFVLSQVEEHPYPAELAATLSMPKPTVTVYVKRLEAAGFLRREIDSADLRRHRLQVTPAGRKVTSRGLALLSDAFGARLGRLSAAEQAELGRLLEKLS, via the coding sequence ATGTCGAAAATCGACGCGGCGAAGATCTGGTCGCTCAACTACAACCTGCTGATGGCGGTCATCTCCGGTGTCTCCGCCGACATCTCCGAGTTGGGGCTGGATGTGAAGGAGCTGTTCGTGCTGTCGCAGGTGGAGGAGCACCCCTACCCCGCGGAGCTGGCGGCGACCCTGAGCATGCCCAAGCCGACCGTGACGGTGTACGTGAAGCGGCTGGAGGCGGCGGGCTTCCTGCGCCGGGAGATCGACTCCGCGGACCTGCGCCGGCATCGGCTTCAGGTGACTCCCGCCGGGCGCAAGGTGACGTCGCGGGGCCTCGCGCTGCTGTCGGACGCGTTCGGCGCGCGGCTTGGCCGCTTGAGCGCGGCGGAGCAGGCGGAGCTCGGGAGACTGCTCGAAAAGCTGAGCTGA
- a CDS encoding aldo/keto reductase: protein MSLDHYVTLGRSGLRVSPLCLGAMTFGEDLGWGTSVEESERIIDRFIELGGNFIDTANFYTKSHSEKIIGDHVGRNAALRDRLVIATKFSGNLYPGDPNGGGSGRKSIISACENSLRRLQTDYIDLYWLHNWDKHTPIDETMAALEDLVRAGKVRYLGVSDTPAWKVVEANVTARFRGWSAFIGLQIEYSLLERSVEQELVPMALEHGLGITPWSPLKSGALSGKYTRANAGQLKGDRGVFLEPYLNEKTYTVVDALEAIARAHESTPARVALAWVMAKPGVGSTIIGARRISQLEDNLKAADVKLTAEELNRLDELTKPTFGFPQSMEPIFPAIHNGGTRVNGIQLPASPFGVQKGDKVY, encoded by the coding sequence ATGTCTCTGGACCACTACGTGACGCTCGGCCGCTCAGGCCTCCGCGTGAGCCCGCTGTGCCTTGGTGCGATGACGTTCGGTGAAGATCTCGGCTGGGGCACCAGCGTGGAGGAGTCCGAGCGGATCATCGACCGCTTCATCGAGCTGGGCGGCAACTTCATCGACACCGCGAACTTCTACACGAAGAGCCATTCCGAGAAGATCATCGGCGACCACGTCGGGCGGAACGCGGCCCTGCGCGACCGCCTGGTCATCGCCACGAAGTTCAGCGGGAACCTCTACCCCGGGGATCCGAACGGGGGCGGCTCCGGCCGCAAGTCCATCATCTCGGCCTGCGAGAACTCGCTCCGCCGCCTGCAGACCGACTACATCGACCTCTACTGGCTGCACAACTGGGACAAGCACACGCCCATCGACGAGACGATGGCCGCGCTCGAGGACCTCGTCCGGGCCGGCAAGGTCCGCTACCTCGGCGTCTCCGACACGCCGGCGTGGAAGGTCGTCGAAGCGAACGTCACCGCGCGCTTCCGGGGCTGGTCGGCCTTCATCGGGTTGCAGATTGAGTACTCGCTGCTCGAGCGCAGCGTGGAGCAGGAGCTGGTGCCCATGGCCCTGGAGCACGGGCTGGGCATCACGCCCTGGTCGCCGCTCAAGAGCGGCGCGCTCAGCGGCAAGTACACCCGCGCGAACGCGGGCCAGCTGAAGGGAGACCGGGGCGTCTTCCTCGAGCCCTACCTGAACGAGAAGACCTACACCGTCGTCGACGCGCTTGAGGCCATCGCCCGCGCGCATGAGAGCACTCCGGCGCGCGTGGCGCTGGCCTGGGTCATGGCGAAGCCGGGCGTGGGCTCCACCATCATCGGCGCGCGGCGCATCTCGCAGCTCGAGGACAACCTGAAGGCCGCCGACGTGAAGCTCACGGCCGAAGAGCTGAACCGGCTGGACGAGCTCACGAAGCCCACGTTCGGGTTCCCGCAGAGCATGGAGCCCATCTTCCCCGCCATCCACAACGGCGGGACCCGGGTGAACGGCATCCAACTGCCGGCCTCCCCCTTCGGCGTGCAGAAGGGCGACAAGGTCTACTGA
- a CDS encoding NAD-dependent epimerase/dehydratase family protein, translating into MKVFVLGATGYIGGSVAARLMAAGHQVLGTARTPDKARALEARGIQATVASFDDLDALARLAREADAVINAASADERKVVEALLAALKGSGKHFIHTSGSSIVATDAGGELTAGVHEEDTPIEPVPEKVARISLDRTVLDAAKDGIHTNVICPCLIYGKGLGLNPDSVQLPPLIQYARETGTARYIGKGENVWSNVHIEDLADLYLLVLERAPAGTFFFAENGEANFRDVVTAIGRSLHLPVASMPLLEGEQRWGVELGRLALASNSRIRAKRARALGWKPHRPSVFDVLAELK; encoded by the coding sequence ATGAAAGTCTTCGTGTTGGGCGCGACGGGGTACATCGGCGGGTCGGTGGCGGCGCGGTTGATGGCGGCGGGCCATCAGGTCCTGGGCACCGCCCGGACCCCGGACAAGGCGCGGGCGCTGGAGGCGCGCGGCATCCAGGCGACGGTCGCCTCGTTCGACGACCTGGATGCGCTCGCGCGGCTGGCGAGGGAAGCCGACGCCGTCATCAACGCGGCGTCCGCGGACGAGCGCAAGGTGGTGGAGGCGCTGCTCGCCGCGCTGAAGGGCTCCGGCAAGCACTTCATCCACACCAGCGGCTCCAGCATCGTCGCCACCGACGCGGGCGGCGAGCTGACGGCCGGCGTGCACGAGGAGGACACGCCCATCGAGCCCGTGCCGGAGAAGGTGGCGCGCATCTCGCTGGACAGGACGGTACTGGACGCCGCGAAGGACGGCATCCACACGAACGTCATCTGCCCGTGCCTCATCTACGGCAAGGGACTGGGCCTGAACCCGGACAGCGTGCAGCTGCCGCCGCTCATCCAGTACGCGCGGGAGACGGGCACGGCGCGCTACATCGGGAAGGGGGAGAACGTCTGGTCCAACGTGCACATCGAGGACCTGGCGGACCTCTACCTCCTGGTGCTGGAGCGAGCCCCGGCCGGGACGTTCTTCTTCGCGGAGAACGGTGAGGCGAACTTCCGGGACGTGGTGACGGCCATCGGCAGGAGCCTCCACCTGCCCGTGGCCAGCATGCCGCTTCTGGAAGGGGAGCAGCGCTGGGGCGTGGAGCTGGGGCGGCTGGCGCTCGCGTCCAACAGCCGCATCCGCGCGAAGCGGGCCCGCGCCCTGGGCTGGAAGCCGCACCGGCCCTCCGTGTTCGACGTGCTCGCGGAGCTGAAGTAG
- a CDS encoding DUF1501 domain-containing protein, whose product MTTTRRQFLRRATHGLGFLAAAAALPRWVGNAHAATLNGYSGSRVAVCVFLLGGNDSNNILIPRETNAYAQYLAARPTIGLKADQLDLINPTGMAAGSFALPKTLSKLRAHFEAGRAAFVCNVGPLVLPLTKADYLAGGTAVPENLFSHSDQQDAWASALANPGSSTVTADIKVTGWGGRAADKLHVLNTSTPPDYPEVTSFGGKPRFCAGVERKPMVVAPDGTLAFRTVATPPSDFDLLQQAALADVMTVQDGNVLETAYAGVFTTAQTFASARAAARDAAWAQLPQATRDAIDGYFVPTLPPEDTAKWTLHTQLYQVVRDLVAGAMPVSNAGLGLKRQVFSVGFGSFDTHHDEDVDQPKLLEQLDFALDAFQKAVTLLETQTAFGSNAPQATLFTMSDFNRTLLENGDSGTDHAWGGHAIVLGNRVAGKALYGTFPSLDLSGSLDGSTDERGRWIPTLTVEQYGWTLASWLGLNTAVERDYVFPNLAGYVADAVARSFPAQARKYKVGFMLAD is encoded by the coding sequence ATGACCACCACCCGTCGCCAGTTCCTCCGGCGCGCCACGCATGGCCTGGGTTTCCTGGCCGCCGCCGCCGCCCTCCCCCGCTGGGTGGGCAACGCCCACGCCGCCACCCTCAACGGCTACTCCGGCAGCCGCGTCGCCGTCTGCGTCTTCCTGCTGGGAGGCAACGACAGCAACAACATCCTCATCCCGCGGGAGACGAACGCCTACGCGCAGTACCTGGCCGCCCGGCCCACCATCGGGCTGAAGGCGGACCAGTTGGATCTCATCAACCCCACGGGCATGGCCGCCGGGTCCTTCGCCCTGCCCAAGACGCTGTCGAAGCTGCGCGCGCACTTCGAGGCGGGGCGCGCCGCGTTCGTGTGCAACGTGGGGCCGCTGGTACTCCCGCTGACCAAGGCGGACTACCTGGCGGGCGGGACGGCCGTGCCGGAGAACCTCTTCTCCCACAGCGACCAGCAGGACGCCTGGGCGAGCGCGCTGGCCAACCCCGGCTCCAGCACCGTCACCGCCGACATCAAGGTCACGGGCTGGGGCGGCCGCGCGGCGGACAAGCTCCACGTGCTCAACACCAGCACGCCGCCGGACTACCCGGAGGTGACGTCGTTCGGAGGCAAGCCGCGCTTCTGCGCGGGCGTGGAGCGCAAGCCCATGGTGGTGGCGCCGGACGGCACGCTCGCGTTCCGCACCGTCGCCACCCCGCCGTCGGACTTCGACCTGCTCCAGCAGGCGGCGCTGGCGGACGTGATGACGGTGCAGGACGGCAACGTGCTGGAGACGGCCTACGCGGGCGTGTTCACCACGGCGCAGACCTTCGCCTCCGCCCGCGCCGCCGCGCGCGACGCGGCGTGGGCGCAGCTGCCCCAGGCCACCCGCGACGCCATCGACGGCTACTTCGTGCCCACGCTGCCGCCGGAGGACACCGCGAAGTGGACGCTGCACACGCAGCTCTACCAGGTGGTGCGCGACCTGGTGGCGGGCGCGATGCCGGTGAGCAACGCGGGCCTGGGCCTCAAGCGCCAGGTGTTCTCCGTGGGCTTCGGCTCCTTCGACACGCACCATGACGAGGACGTGGACCAGCCGAAGCTCCTGGAGCAGCTGGACTTCGCGCTCGACGCCTTCCAGAAGGCGGTGACGCTGCTGGAGACGCAGACCGCGTTCGGCTCCAACGCGCCGCAGGCCACGCTCTTCACCATGAGCGACTTCAACCGGACGCTGCTGGAGAACGGCGACAGCGGCACGGACCACGCCTGGGGTGGCCACGCCATCGTCCTGGGCAACCGCGTCGCGGGCAAGGCGCTCTACGGCACCTTCCCCAGCCTGGACCTGTCGGGTTCGCTGGACGGCTCCACGGACGAGCGGGGCCGCTGGATTCCCACGCTCACGGTGGAGCAGTACGGCTGGACGCTGGCCTCGTGGCTGGGCCTGAACACCGCCGTGGAGCGCGACTACGTGTTCCCCAACCTCGCCGGCTACGTGGCGGACGCGGTGGCGCGCAGCTTCCCGGCGCAGGCCCGCAAGTACAAGGTCGGCTTCATGCTGGCGGACTGA
- a CDS encoding DUF1800 domain-containing protein, which produces MLRRTALALVLCATSCTQADGPSAAESPPPEQEVLGRAEQAVESLETPSEANSIRFLEQASFGPKLARGVAPAPVGTVEHVMAVGITQSLTEQFALQPATPFDGESAQDLGSQFFQRAVTGEDQLRQRVAFALSQILVVSQNGIPDSARTPYVDSKVGLAGYMNLLSQHAFGDFRVLLEEVTKNPAMGRYLDMANNRAFDSKGNPIDPNENYAREMLQLFTLGTDKLNLDGTPALDVNGNRQRAYSEEQVKAFAHTLSGWTWNATACPAKGAAINTPDYKNPLMPCNDNHDTSRQELLRGVFTAAGGSITTHLTQALNNVFNDPNVPPFISKQLIQHLVTSNPTPGYVKRVATVFKNDGTGARGNLQAVVRAILEDDEARGALPPLNLRPGFGHLRSPALFVTNVVRWLDPTLDTATKDPGLKLSNWSKSMNQWVTRPPSVFSFYPPNAPLPGADGLVGPEFAILDTATITARANFLHEFLYSGSTANAGITVDYELLPATNADLVTYLGRYWLHGTMAPELEQKLLTAMGDSRANSAIRKKKLGLYLTLLSPSFQIQR; this is translated from the coding sequence ATGCTTCGTCGCACCGCCCTGGCCCTCGTCCTGTGCGCCACATCCTGCACACAGGCCGACGGGCCTTCCGCAGCAGAGTCCCCTCCCCCCGAACAAGAAGTCCTGGGCCGTGCCGAACAGGCCGTGGAGTCCCTGGAGACGCCCAGCGAAGCGAACAGCATCCGCTTCCTGGAGCAGGCGTCCTTCGGCCCGAAGCTCGCGCGCGGCGTGGCCCCCGCGCCCGTGGGCACCGTGGAGCACGTGATGGCGGTGGGCATCACCCAGTCGCTCACGGAGCAGTTCGCGCTCCAGCCCGCCACGCCGTTCGACGGGGAGAGCGCGCAGGACCTGGGCTCGCAGTTCTTCCAGCGCGCGGTGACGGGGGAGGATCAGCTCCGCCAGCGCGTGGCGTTCGCGCTCAGTCAGATCCTCGTCGTCTCCCAGAACGGCATCCCGGACTCCGCGAGGACGCCGTACGTGGACTCCAAGGTGGGGCTCGCGGGGTACATGAACCTGCTGTCGCAGCACGCCTTCGGCGACTTCCGCGTGCTGCTGGAGGAGGTGACGAAGAACCCCGCCATGGGCCGCTACCTGGACATGGCGAACAACCGCGCCTTCGACTCGAAGGGCAACCCCATTGACCCGAACGAGAACTACGCGCGGGAGATGCTCCAGCTCTTCACGCTGGGCACGGACAAGCTGAACCTGGACGGAACCCCGGCGCTGGACGTCAACGGCAACCGGCAGCGCGCGTACAGCGAGGAGCAGGTGAAGGCCTTCGCGCACACGCTGTCCGGCTGGACGTGGAACGCCACCGCCTGTCCGGCCAAGGGCGCCGCCATCAACACGCCCGACTACAAGAACCCGTTGATGCCCTGCAACGACAACCACGACACGAGCCGCCAGGAGCTCCTGCGGGGCGTCTTCACGGCCGCGGGCGGGAGCATCACCACGCACCTGACGCAGGCCCTGAACAACGTCTTCAACGACCCCAACGTCCCGCCCTTCATCAGCAAGCAGCTCATCCAGCACCTGGTGACGAGCAACCCGACGCCCGGCTACGTCAAGCGCGTGGCCACCGTCTTCAAGAACGACGGCACCGGCGCGCGCGGGAACCTCCAGGCGGTGGTGCGCGCCATCCTGGAGGACGACGAGGCGCGCGGCGCCCTGCCGCCCCTCAACCTGCGGCCCGGCTTCGGCCACCTGCGCTCGCCCGCGCTGTTCGTCACCAACGTGGTCCGCTGGCTGGACCCCACGCTGGACACGGCCACCAAGGACCCGGGGCTGAAGCTGAGCAACTGGAGCAAGTCGATGAACCAGTGGGTGACCCGCCCGCCCTCCGTCTTCAGCTTCTACCCGCCCAACGCGCCGCTGCCGGGCGCGGACGGCCTGGTGGGGCCGGAGTTCGCCATCCTGGACACGGCCACCATCACCGCGCGCGCCAACTTCCTCCACGAGTTCCTCTACTCGGGCAGCACCGCCAACGCGGGCATCACCGTGGACTACGAACTGCTGCCCGCCACCAACGCGGACCTGGTCACGTACCTGGGCCGCTACTGGCTGCACGGCACGATGGCGCCGGAGCTGGAGCAGAAGCTGCTGACGGCCATGGGTGACAGCCGGGCGAACTCGGCCATCCGCAAGAAGAAGCTCGGGCTCTACCTGACGTTGCTCTCCCCCTCCTTCCAGATCCAGCGGTGA
- a CDS encoding TetR/AcrR family transcriptional regulator, translating into MGITERKERQRAELREHILQVARDMVMKEGFGALSMRKLADAVEYAPATLYLHFENRDAIARELCVRGFQELLAVLEPAAAVKEPAERLSRLADAYLSFGLKHPETYRLIFMEDPKLSADLFQDKQDGAGPKSFALLVRAFEDLKADGRALEATPAERLAEVFWAGLHGIISLKLTCSGFQGAPAEALVKTLVATLVHGPKPARRSR; encoded by the coding sequence ATGGGCATCACGGAGCGCAAGGAGCGTCAGCGGGCGGAGCTGCGGGAGCACATCCTCCAGGTGGCGCGCGACATGGTGATGAAGGAGGGCTTCGGCGCCCTCTCCATGCGCAAGCTGGCGGACGCGGTGGAGTACGCGCCCGCGACGCTCTACCTCCACTTCGAGAACCGCGACGCCATCGCGCGTGAGCTGTGCGTGCGCGGCTTCCAGGAGCTGCTCGCGGTGCTGGAGCCGGCGGCCGCCGTGAAGGAGCCCGCGGAGCGGCTGTCACGGCTGGCGGACGCGTACCTGTCCTTCGGCCTGAAGCACCCGGAGACCTACCGCCTCATCTTCATGGAGGACCCCAAGCTGTCCGCGGACCTCTTCCAGGACAAGCAGGATGGCGCGGGCCCGAAGTCCTTCGCCCTGCTGGTGCGGGCCTTCGAGGACCTGAAGGCGGACGGCCGGGCCCTGGAGGCCACACCCGCGGAGCGGCTGGCGGAGGTGTTCTGGGCGGGGCTGCACGGCATCATCAGCCTCAAGCTCACCTGCTCCGGGTTCCAGGGCGCGCCAGCCGAAGCGCTGGTGAAGACGCTCGTCGCCACGCTGGTGCACGGCCCGAAGCCCGCGCGGCGCTCCCGGTAG
- a CDS encoding NAD-dependent epimerase/dehydratase family protein — METVALFGASGVIGQTVARTLQAQGRPYRVVGRSEGSLRREFGADPRAEVVTWNPEDPASIRAAARGVRTLIYMVGGNYWQFHLHPELMRRTLDAAIAEGVERVVLIGTVYPYGMPRTATVTESHPREPHTFKGRMRKAQEDLLLEADAAGSIQGTILRLPDFYGPGVERSFLYRAFVAANQGKRAPLIGPLDTPHEFVFVNDVGPVVTALMDEPRAYGRFWNLAGAGATTQRQMVKEMYAQAGHPPKTMTMGKTLVRLAGLFDPFMKELVEMYYLLTNPVLLDDSALRGLLGTVHKTPYAEGIRQTLAALRGEPEANVRPVPATT, encoded by the coding sequence ATGGAGACGGTGGCGTTGTTCGGCGCTTCGGGCGTCATTGGGCAGACCGTGGCGCGGACGCTCCAGGCGCAGGGCCGGCCGTACCGGGTGGTGGGGCGCTCGGAGGGCAGCCTGCGCAGGGAGTTCGGCGCGGATCCGCGGGCGGAGGTGGTGACGTGGAACCCGGAGGACCCGGCGTCCATCCGGGCCGCTGCGCGGGGCGTCCGGACGCTCATCTACATGGTGGGGGGGAACTACTGGCAGTTCCACCTGCACCCGGAGCTGATGCGCCGCACGCTGGACGCGGCCATCGCGGAGGGCGTGGAGCGGGTGGTGCTCATCGGCACGGTGTACCCGTACGGGATGCCGCGCACCGCGACGGTGACGGAGTCCCATCCGCGCGAGCCGCACACCTTCAAGGGCCGCATGCGCAAGGCCCAGGAGGACCTGCTGCTGGAGGCGGACGCGGCGGGCTCCATCCAGGGCACCATCCTGCGGCTGCCGGACTTCTACGGGCCGGGCGTGGAGCGCAGCTTCCTGTACCGGGCCTTCGTCGCCGCGAACCAGGGCAAGCGCGCGCCGCTCATCGGGCCGCTGGACACGCCGCATGAGTTCGTCTTCGTCAACGACGTGGGCCCCGTCGTCACCGCGCTGATGGACGAGCCCCGCGCGTACGGCCGCTTCTGGAACCTGGCGGGCGCGGGCGCCACCACGCAGCGCCAGATGGTGAAGGAGATGTACGCGCAGGCGGGTCACCCCCCGAAGACGATGACGATGGGGAAGACGCTGGTGCGGCTGGCGGGCCTCTTCGACCCGTTCATGAAGGAGCTGGTGGAGATGTACTACCTGCTCACGAACCCCGTGCTGCTGGACGACTCCGCGCTGCGCGGGCTGCTGGGCACGGTGCACAAGACGCCCTACGCGGAGGGCATCCGCCAGACGCTCGCGGCGCTGCGCGGGGAACCGGAGGCGAACGTGCGCCCGGTCCCCGCGACGACCTGA